Part of the Syntrophotaleaceae bacterium genome, CTGGATACTCAGCATCGTCACATGGAGAGCCGTTGGTACAACTTCGAGCCCCATGGCGACGACCACGACAGCATCGAGAAACTGGTGATCCAGGCCAGACGGCGTTACGTGGCGGTAGGCTCTGAGATCGCCCGGCAATTCCTGACGGAACTGCAGAAAAACGCCCCGGACAAGAGCGTTATGCGCCAGCGCGAGGTTTTCGAGAACCACGTCAAGCCGTTCCTCGCCGAGAAGAAGACCGCCTATGTGTGGGTGGATGCGCTTCGATTCGAAATGGGCCGGGAGCTGGCCCGCTTGCTCAGGGAAGATTTCGAGGTGGACCTCCATCCGGCCCTCGCCGCCGTGCCCACCGTGACCGAGATCGGCATGGCGGCGCTGCTGCCCGGCGCTCAGGGCGATGCAAAGGTCGTGACGGCAGGCAGCGGCAAACTGGCGCTGGAAATCAACGGGAGCCTCATTAAGGATCGCAAAGACCGGCTGACGCTTCTGAAGAAGCATGCGGGCGTGGATGTCTTTGACGCCAAGTTGGACAATCTCCTGCCCAAGCCCTCCAAGAAGGTTCGCGAAGGCATCGAAAACGCGCAGTTGATTCTTGTGACATCGCAAGAGATTGATGAACTCTGCGAGCAGGACAACATCACCCAGGCGCGCAGACAAATGGACGGTGTCCTGAACGACCTGCGGCGGGGCGTTCGAGTGCTCTTTGACATGGGTATCGAGCGCATCGTCCTGGCGGCTGACCATGGACATCTCTTCGCCGATGAACTGAGCGAAGACATGAAAGTGGACTCGCCGGGCGGCGAAACCGCGGACCTCCATCGCCGGGTTTGGGTGGGGCATGGGGGCAATGCGGGCGATGCATTCCTGCGTGCACCTCTCAGCGCGCTCGGCATGCAGGGCGACTTCGACTTGGCCACGCCCTGGACCTTCGCCTGCTTCAAGTGCAAGGGGGGTGCGAAAGCTTATTTCCATGGCGGGCTTTCGCCACAGGAATTGCTGGTGCCGGTCATGGTTCTACGTCCGTCTTGCAAACCATCCGCTGGTCCGCCGGTAGGTATCACCTGGACGCTCGTTCCGGGTAGTCAAAAACTTACGACCCGGTTCTTCTCTGTGCAACTAACAGGTGTGAACTCAGGACTGTTCGACATCGCACCGCCGAAAGTCCGTGTTGAACTGCGAGCGAAAGGAAAGATCGTGTCGCGTGCCGTCAGTGCGTCCTACGGTTTCGAAGAGGCCACAGGCGATGTGGCATTGCGCAACGATGCGAGCGATTCTAAGAGGATAGCACCCAATACGATCACTTTGATGATCACCGAGGAGCCGGACCAAAAGAGTGTTGGATTGTACTTGCTTGATGCCGCGACAGGAGCTGAATTGGCACGGCTGGAGAAAATCGAAGTGTCTATCGCAATGTAAGGGATGAACGATGCCAGAACTTGATCGCAAAGCAACCAGAGTTTTTGCCGGTAAGGTGGTTCGCAAGGACCTCGTCCGAAAGGTGAAGGTCGGGGCGAACGTTCCGGTCTTTGTCCTTGAGTATCTTCTCGGTAAGTACTGCGCCACCGATGACGCGGCGGCCATCGAGGCGGGGCTTCGCGTCGTGAACACCACGATCAGTTCCAACTTCGTCCGACCCGATGAGGCCAACAAGGCGCAGTCGATGGTCAAGGACAAGGGCAAGCACACGCTCATCGATAAGGTGAAGGTCCGCTATCTTTCGGACGACGACAAGTATTGGGCAGAGCTGCTTAACTTCGGCCACAAGTTCGTCCATGTGCCGGAGCACTTCTTGCGCGAATACGACCGGCTTCTCATGGGCGGCATCTGGGCCCAGATCGACATCCGGCACCAATACGACGAGGATGCCAAGGGCAAGCGGAGCCCCTTCTGGATTGACAGCATAAAACCTATTCAGATCGCATCGTTCGACTTGGCGGAATACCAGAACTGTCGTCGCGAGTTCTCTGCGGACGAATGGCTTGACCTGCTCCTGCGAACCATAGGTCTTGAACCGCAGAACTTCGACCGCCGGCTCAAGATGATGTTCCTCGTCCGGATGATCCCGCTCTGCGAACACAACTTCAACCTCGTGGAGCTGGGACCTCGAGGTACGGGCAAGAGTTACGCATATCAGGAGCTGTCACCATACACCATCCTCCTGACCGGCCCCACGACCGTCGCCAACCTCTTCTACAACATGGCGAGTGGAAAGATGGGGCTGGTGGGAATCTGGGACTCCATCGCCTTCGATGAGGTGGCCGATCTCCAGAAGATGCCGAAAGAGGTGGTCACGACACTCAAGACCTATTGTGAATCCGGCATGTTTGCCCGCGGGAAGGACGCTCTTACCGGTATGGCCTCCATAGCGATGTTCGGCAACACCAACCAGGCGGTCGACGTCATGGTGCGTTCCTCGCATTTGTTCATGCCGATGCCGGAGGTGATCCGCGAGGACATGGCCTTCCTTGATCGCCTCCATTTTTACATCCCCGGCTGGGAAGTTCCGAAGATGCGGGTCGAGTATTTTACCGACCATTATGGATTCGTGGTTGATTACCTTGCCGAGGCGCTCCGCGAGCTGCGAAAACATAACTTCACTGAAGCGATAGATAGGCATTTCTCGCTCGGCTCCCATCTTAATGCCAGAGACGTGAAAGCGGTTCGGAAGACGGTTTCAGGCCTGATCAAGTTGATTTACCCGCATGGTGAAATGAGCCGCGATGAGCTTGCGGAAATCACTGAGCTGGCCATCGAGGGTCGGCGACGTGTCAAGGAACAACTCAAGAAGCTCGGTTCCTTTGAGTATCACCAGACTTCGTTTTCATACATAGACAACGATACGCGCGAGGAGAGATTCGTCGGGGTTCCGGAACAGGGGGGGCGCGACATGATCGCGTCCGACCCGCTTGCCCCTGGGTCGGTGTACACCGCCTCCGTGGATGACCAAGGGAAGGTTGGTCTCTATCGCCTTGAGGTCGGCTGCTCTCCCGGTACCGGGAAACTCAAAATAGCCGGTGGCATCGATGGAACGATGCGCGAATCGATCCAGCGGGCCTTTGCCTATCTGGCAGCGCAGAAGGTCAAGATAGGGATTTCCCAGCAGGTGGATACGACGGATTTCCATGTTGAAGGCATAGACCTGCTCAGTAATCACGTGCCTTGTGAAGCAGGTGTCGCGCTCATCGTGGCGGTGTACTCCGCCATCAAAAAACAGTCGGTGCTGGCGGGCCTTGTGATACTTGGGGACCTGAGCATCCAGGGCAATATCAAGTCCCTTCGATCTCTGGTGGAGCCTCTCCAGGTCGCCATGGATAACGGCGCACGTCGGGCGCTGGTGCCTTTGGAGAACAAGCGAAACTTCCTGGAGGTCTCGGGCGATATCGTAGAACGGGTCGATCCAATCTTCTTCTCGGACCCCATGACGGCAGCGATGAAGGCGCTGGGGATGACATAGGTGATTGCAAGGACGCTTATGAGCAAAGCTGTTACTGCTCGGCAACAAGGCGACGATTACCAGGCATACCACTTCTGGATGCTTGCGGCGGAGATGCTACGCCCTACAGCTAAGATTGCAGAGGTAGGTTACGAAGTAGGGGACTACAAGTCGTTCGATGACGTGGCCGTGAAATATGCCCAGCCCCGAATTCATGCGCATGGCATTGAGGTCGATGCCGACTACTTCCAGATAAAGTTTTCTGTGAACTACTGCAAGGCTATTACGGCCGAAGCACTGGTTGATCCGTCATTCATTGGGGCACAATCTGTCTCGTTCCTTGAAAGACTCCGGGATGCTGTTCAGAAAATACCTGGTGGGGCAAACCACCGATTTGTGCTTATCACTCCCCGCCCTCCTGATCCCAATGATACCTTGAGTACGCTTCTCAATACTTCGAATGGCAGCATTAACTGTGATGCTCTCCTTCAAGGCAAGACTAAGAATAGCCGCATGGGAAAAATTCGCGAACTATGGGCTTCGAAGCTCGGCTTGAAGGACGAGTTAGAGTTGGTGCCCATACTGCAGCGCCTGAAGATTGTATGCTGGCCCGAAAACCTTCAGGACATTATTGGTCATTTAAATGCACGCCTTGAAGCAGCAGGGTTGCAATCATGGCCAGAGTCATCCCGTGCTAATCCTTATCCTCAACTTATTCGGGCATTGTGCGCTGAAGGGAAAAAGTGGTTCACACGGGAATGCATAATGAAAGCAGCAACACGAGAGGGTCTTATAAGTTCCACTATACTGCCATCCACTTCTGGAACACGCCTTGGTATCAGAACATTCATGCGCTGGGCAGAAAACATGGAAGATGAAACGGATGCAATGCTCTGTTTATGCGGCCACTTTGTTGACCGATATATTCGATCCCCTGAACTCTGGACTTCAGTGATTATTCCAGAGACCACCAGATTTCTGAGAAGTAATGTGAGGCCCGGTGGCAACTATGTGATGGACCTCCAGACACTAACCTCTGTGGCGTTTCTCGCCGGCTATTTGCTTGATCCTAAACTCAATGTGAAGTTGGCCATCGTCCAAGACCGTGGCAGTGTACCATGGGAGGTAGATTCAAATCGAATCAGCGCGATATCTGACCGGTGGGAACAACATATCTCTGTTGTAGGTAATGGCCGCGACCTCGTGGTTGGCATCAGTATCAGCAGACCGGTGACAGCTGACGTGACCGCTTATATTTGTAAGGCCTCGCTACCAGCACAGGAATTCGTGAGTCTTGAACCTCAAGGAGGCCCCGGCCAGAAGACCATTGTTGACGCGACGGATGCTTATGGGCTTGCCCAACATGTGGTCAACCATCTTTCCAGGATACGGAAGGAAAAGGAAATCCTGGGTCCAACTCATCTGTTCTTGGCTGCCCCTAACGTTTTTTCTTTCTTCCTTGGGCAGTTGGCTAGGCCATTGGGTCAAATCAAGCTTTACGAGTACCACTTCGGCTCGGGCGAAACAGGGGCCTACACCCCTTCAGTCACCATCAATCACGAGGTGCGGATTTAGGAGAGTGTCATGGATATGCCAACCTATTTTATCGACTTTCTAGCCGCTATCCGGCCTACCGAAGCACAAACACGCCAGATGACCGAGGCGCACAGAGAACTGCAAGAGCGTCTGCGGGCTGAGGAAACACTCTCGTCGGTTATAATAACTACCTTTATCCAGGGTAGTTATCGGCGGCATACAGCTCTAAAGGCATGTAATGGCGAAAGATGTGATGTAGACGTGGTAGCCGTTACACGATTAGACAAGAAGGTCGTATCTCCTCAGAAGGCCCTCGATGCTTTCAAACCTTTTCTGGAAAAACATTACAAGGGAAAATACGAGATTCAAGGGAGATCTTGGGGCATTGATGTTAGTGATACCGTGAAACTAGATCTTGTACCTACAGCGGCGCCTTCAGAAGCTATGTTGCGCCTATTCGAAAGCAGGGACATTGGAACGTGGCTTGAACGAGGTGAGAGACTATTCAAGGAACATCAAAGGCAAGAAGTTGATCCCATTGTTGAAGCGGTTCGTTTGTTCCGCGCCAAGGACGAAAGGTGGAGGCTGGAGCCTTTGGATATTCCTGACCGGGAAGCACAAGAATGGGATCAGACCCATCCACTAGCTCAGATCGAATGGACCGTAGACAAAAACGGGCGGACTAACGGCCATTACGTCAATGTGGTCAAGGCCATTAAATGGTGGCGCAGGGAACGCGAGCCTATGCCCAAGTATCCCAAGAGCTATCCTCTTGAGCACTTGATCGGCGAGAACTGTCCTGATGAAATCAAAGGAGTAGGAATTGGAGTAGTACAATCCTTGGAAAATGCTGTAGTCCGATATGCACCATATGTTGAATCCGGCCAAGTACCCTACTTGCATGACCACGGTTTCCCGATAGAAGATCGCACTCATAATGTTATGAGGCGAGTGAGCGCAGTGGACTTTGCCAAGTTCTATGACAAGATGAAGAAGGCCGCCGGCATTGCACGCAGGGCATATGACTGTTCGTCAATGCATGAAAGTTCGAAGCTGTGGCGACAGTTATTTGGTGACGAGTTCTCGGAAGCTCCGCCCGACAAGGGTGGTGATGATGGCGGAGACGGCGGCAAAGGGGGCTTTACAGCGCGAACGAGTGCTTCCGTAGTGTCAACGTCAAGATTTGGTTGATGGATGAGCCACAAACCCAGTAAAGAACTCCGGAGAGCCCGTCGGGTAGTTGATGAGTTTCCTGACTTACAGGTAGTCCACGACCTGACGTGGTTCGAAGATGTGAAACGCTGGGGAATGTGCATTGATGTCAAGATCGCACAGGATGATGCACGAGAATTGGCCGAACAGACAAGGTGGTGGGTGGTCATCGATCCCTTCTATCCTTGGGGACACATTGATGTCTTTCCCGATCTGCAAGATGGAATCGAAAAGACATTTCACCACCAGAACCGAAACGATCCGCCTCGGGGGTCTGGTATACCATGGAGAAGAGGGAAAGTGTGTTTCTGGGCCCCTCACCATGTATTCGGTCGGCGTGCCATCGTCTCAGAGCCAATTGGAAACATAGAGCGTCTTCGATGGGTCTTTATCCAGCTTCGTGAATGGATTAGGAGAGCCGGGAGTGGCGCACTTGTTGCTGAAGGTGATCCGTTTGAGCTGCCTGATTTCTGTGCCTCAGACCAATTGGTGGCATTCTCTGAATCTGTTGCATCATTCGATTTGTGGTCTGATGTCCAGTACACTCATGGTATTGCGGAAATGGGGCAACTGCACAAAGGAGCACCATTGGCTGTTCGAGAGTTCAAGACACCCCAAGGGAAGTTGCTCGTAAAGCCAAGCTGGGGAACGGTGATATCGGAAGCCCCATCTCAACCCGTGGCAGTTTGGATTCGACTCACAGAGTTACCCGTCCTTCCCCCTTTCCGTGCTCCTGCTACTTGGGGTGAATTTCGTTCGGCTGTTAAGAATAGCGGTATACGCCTTGATGATATTCTCGAAAAGGCGCTTGCTACAATCCGCGATGGTCTGCGACATATCGCTTTGATTGGCTTTCCAATCCCACAAGAATATGGCCCTGCAAAAGAACCCCATCAGATGCATTGGCAAGCGCTGTCTTTGCCAATTGTATCTCGTGGCCGAAACTACTGTCACGGGTTTCGCCCCAACGCGAAAGGATACTGGATGCGAGATCGGCAGAAGTTCTTTCGTGATAGCGACACCATTCAGTGGCTGAAATCTATCAACTGGCACGAGGACCAACTTTCTGGTCGTGGGCAGATTAATCCGGTGCTTTCTGGTCGCAGAATCGCAATCATCGGGGCCGGAGCTATCGGATCGGTACTTGCGGAACTATTGGTTCGTGGAGGCGTTCGAGAGCTTTTTATTGTTGATGCTGATACCGTCGAAGCGGGCAACCTTGTGCGCCATACACTGAGCTTGGCGGATGTTGGCAAACCTAAAGCTGCGGCTCTTGCTGACCATTTGAACCAAGTATCACCACACGCGCGCGTAGAGGGTGTTGTGGAGGCATTCCCTCATCCTCTCACGGCGGAAAGTGAAACGAAACTGAAGGAGTGCGAAGTGGTCCTTGATTGTAGTGCCACTGATGACGTCATGCGGGTAATAGGCGATTGGAAGTGGAAGTCAGGCACCGCCATATTTTCGCTTTCGCTAGGTTTCGAAGCTGAGCGATTGTATTTTCTCTCGGGTATGCCCGGAACTGACTACATGCGATTATTAGAGGAAGCATTTAAAAGCGAGTTGGAGATAGACAAGGAATTGCTGGAGAGTGCCGAACTGCCCACGGAGGCGACGGGTTGTTGGCATCCCCTTTTCCCTGCTCGAATCGACCGAATATGGGCTATGGTCGGCATTGCCATAGGTCATATTGAGAACATGATA contains:
- the brxL gene encoding protease Lon-related BREX system protein BrxL, translating into MPELDRKATRVFAGKVVRKDLVRKVKVGANVPVFVLEYLLGKYCATDDAAAIEAGLRVVNTTISSNFVRPDEANKAQSMVKDKGKHTLIDKVKVRYLSDDDKYWAELLNFGHKFVHVPEHFLREYDRLLMGGIWAQIDIRHQYDEDAKGKRSPFWIDSIKPIQIASFDLAEYQNCRREFSADEWLDLLLRTIGLEPQNFDRRLKMMFLVRMIPLCEHNFNLVELGPRGTGKSYAYQELSPYTILLTGPTTVANLFYNMASGKMGLVGIWDSIAFDEVADLQKMPKEVVTTLKTYCESGMFARGKDALTGMASIAMFGNTNQAVDVMVRSSHLFMPMPEVIREDMAFLDRLHFYIPGWEVPKMRVEYFTDHYGFVVDYLAEALRELRKHNFTEAIDRHFSLGSHLNARDVKAVRKTVSGLIKLIYPHGEMSRDELAEITELAIEGRRRVKEQLKKLGSFEYHQTSFSYIDNDTREERFVGVPEQGGRDMIASDPLAPGSVYTASVDDQGKVGLYRLEVGCSPGTGKLKIAGGIDGTMRESIQRAFAYLAAQKVKIGISQQVDTTDFHVEGIDLLSNHVPCEAGVALIVAVYSAIKKQSVLAGLVILGDLSIQGNIKSLRSLVEPLQVAMDNGARRALVPLENKRNFLEVSGDIVERVDPIFFSDPMTAAMKALGMT
- a CDS encoding ThiF family adenylyltransferase, which encodes MSHKPSKELRRARRVVDEFPDLQVVHDLTWFEDVKRWGMCIDVKIAQDDARELAEQTRWWVVIDPFYPWGHIDVFPDLQDGIEKTFHHQNRNDPPRGSGIPWRRGKVCFWAPHHVFGRRAIVSEPIGNIERLRWVFIQLREWIRRAGSGALVAEGDPFELPDFCASDQLVAFSESVASFDLWSDVQYTHGIAEMGQLHKGAPLAVREFKTPQGKLLVKPSWGTVISEAPSQPVAVWIRLTELPVLPPFRAPATWGEFRSAVKNSGIRLDDILEKALATIRDGLRHIALIGFPIPQEYGPAKEPHQMHWQALSLPIVSRGRNYCHGFRPNAKGYWMRDRQKFFRDSDTIQWLKSINWHEDQLSGRGQINPVLSGRRIAIIGAGAIGSVLAELLVRGGVRELFIVDADTVEAGNLVRHTLSLADVGKPKAAALADHLNQVSPHARVEGVVEAFPHPLTAESETKLKECEVVLDCSATDDVMRVIGDWKWKSGTAIFSLSLGFEAERLYFLSGMPGTDYMRLLEEAFKSELEIDKELLESAELPTEATGCWHPLFPARIDRIWAMVGIAIGHIENMITSGEAMTAMLLKWADGQVTVERRI
- a CDS encoding PglZ domain-containing protein, which encodes MSLGIVTEHLISLIAKQVNDNGLVVWYDPDGAYAAALPALDLPDTDVLRYKGSFVQLRWEIDQKHLMDGEEAPRMVVYVPMAQDQTHHALIELESAGVIMQPGQQPPARNTRLAVVARNALKGVLGEDTAAHVEKQTEAGKLTLADLDALADKGGEISKGVIALIFGTGNPQEVALSFLDNDRLDESITKKDAKGELVELLRHNLGFDAPDGDGLDVLRQRLARHVLMTDLISGLGQTVPSSLASAPVATAPATATACVDLARAWRLRRDRRDSYVAAALRVEQEFNLAALTFEPEAMTNVETFPAIERALLRHAENRLLEKTDGDMLVLAESRKAGFWCDAEPKLQARWALVASAAEVLLEAERVEKALKKSPQSVTGMIKEYTEGAEPWCLLDTQHRHMESRWYNFEPHGDDHDSIEKLVIQARRRYVAVGSEIARQFLTELQKNAPDKSVMRQREVFENHVKPFLAEKKTAYVWVDALRFEMGRELARLLREDFEVDLHPALAAVPTVTEIGMAALLPGAQGDAKVVTAGSGKLALEINGSLIKDRKDRLTLLKKHAGVDVFDAKLDNLLPKPSKKVREGIENAQLILVTSQEIDELCEQDNITQARRQMDGVLNDLRRGVRVLFDMGIERIVLAADHGHLFADELSEDMKVDSPGGETADLHRRVWVGHGGNAGDAFLRAPLSALGMQGDFDLATPWTFACFKCKGGAKAYFHGGLSPQELLVPVMVLRPSCKPSAGPPVGITWTLVPGSQKLTTRFFSVQLTGVNSGLFDIAPPKVRVELRAKGKIVSRAVSASYGFEEATGDVALRNDASDSKRIAPNTITLMITEEPDQKSVGLYLLDAATGAELARLEKIEVSIAM
- a CDS encoding SAVED domain-containing protein, coding for MSKAVTARQQGDDYQAYHFWMLAAEMLRPTAKIAEVGYEVGDYKSFDDVAVKYAQPRIHAHGIEVDADYFQIKFSVNYCKAITAEALVDPSFIGAQSVSFLERLRDAVQKIPGGANHRFVLITPRPPDPNDTLSTLLNTSNGSINCDALLQGKTKNSRMGKIRELWASKLGLKDELELVPILQRLKIVCWPENLQDIIGHLNARLEAAGLQSWPESSRANPYPQLIRALCAEGKKWFTRECIMKAATREGLISSTILPSTSGTRLGIRTFMRWAENMEDETDAMLCLCGHFVDRYIRSPELWTSVIIPETTRFLRSNVRPGGNYVMDLQTLTSVAFLAGYLLDPKLNVKLAIVQDRGSVPWEVDSNRISAISDRWEQHISVVGNGRDLVVGISISRPVTADVTAYICKASLPAQEFVSLEPQGGPGQKTIVDATDAYGLAQHVVNHLSRIRKEKEILGPTHLFLAAPNVFSFFLGQLARPLGQIKLYEYHFGSGETGAYTPSVTINHEVRI